From the Chryseobacterium sp. G0201 genome, the window CAAATAACGTTTTTTGACCTTCCGGACCGAAAAACTGCCATAAAATAAAAGTAAGAACGGCAATCAAAATAACAGCAGGAACAAATACTTTGGCAACTTTATCCGTCAATTTTTGTATTGGAGCTTTGCTTCGGCTGGCATCATTAACCATTTTAATGATCTGAGAAAGCAATGTTTCATCACCTACTTTTTCAGCTTTCATAATAAAAACCTGATTCCCGTTAATCGTTCCGGAAGATACTCTGTCATTGATCGTTTTCTCAACAGGAATCGGCTCTCCCGTGATCATACTTTCGTCTACAATAGAACTTCCTTCGATAATTTTTCCGTCAACAGGAATTTTTTCACCCGGTTTTACTTTTAAGAGATCTCCAATTTTGACTTGAGAAAGCAATACTTTTTTATCTTCACCATTTACCATCAAATTGGCTTCATCAGGAGAAAGATTCATTAATTCACGGATGGCATTTCCTGTCTTTTTGTGAGCAGCAGCTTCCATTAACTGCCCTAAAATAACAAGCGTTAAAATCACAGTGACTGCCTCAAAATACAATGGGATTTCATGATTATGACCTCGAATTTCATGCGGCATAATATCAGGAAAAGCTAAAGCAACAATACTGAAAATAAATGCTGCAGCAACACCCAAAACGATCAAGCTGAACATATTTAAGTTCCATGTTTTGAAAGAAATATAGCCTCTTTTCATTAAGAACCAACCTGAATAAAACAGTACGGGAAGCGTTAAAATCAACTCAATTATTCCTTGGATTTGATAAGAAAAAGGGAAGTTAATAAACATTCCACCCATTGAAAGTATAAAAACAGGAATGGTAAAAGCCAGAGAAATAATGAATTTACGTTTTAAAATATTGTAAGTTTCATCCTCTTCTTCACCGTCTGCATCAGGCATTCTTACCAAATCCATTCCGCAAATCGGGCAATCTCCGGGTTCATCACTGATAATTTCAGGATGCATGGGACAAGTGTATTTGGCTGCTTTTTTTTCTGGATATTTCACCAAATCCATTCCGCAAACAGGACAGCCGACGTTACTGTCGTATACTTTGTCGCCCTCACAATACATCGGACAGAAGTATTTACCCGCCATTTCATCCGTAACTTTCGGAGCTTCATGATGATGGCTGTGATTGTGGGAATGAGAATGGGTCTGCGAGGTTGAATTTTGAACTAAATCTTCCGTAATCTCCTCCAGATGCATGTGACAAACAGGGCAATCGCCTTTTTCATCATAGATTGTATCGCTTTCACAGAACATTGGACAATAGTATTTTCCAATATTATCTTTGAAATTTTCAGGTAAGTTGATGGAAGAATAGGTTGGTTTATAATTGGGGTCTTTTGCTAATTTTTCCTCAATAGGAACGAGATACATATTGCAATCCGGGCATCTTTGTCCTTGTTTGAAATATACTTTATCTCCTTCACATTCCATCGGGCAATAATATACCGAAGATGGAGAAACTCGATCCTGAGGTTTTACAAAAGCTTTATCGGGGCTGTTTGGATCTTCTAATTTATAGTTTCCAATTTCTTCTAAAGCTTTATTTAAAGCAGAAAGTTCAATTTCTTTATCGGATATAATGGTTGCCGTACTGTTATCCAGATTGATATCAGCTTTAATATCTTCCAGGCTGTTAAGCTTTTCTGATATTTTTTTCTGACAACCGGAACACGTCATCCCGAGTATTTTATATTGTTGTTGCATGATCCTAAATTTATACTACAAATTTCCAAAATGAAGGCGGAAGCTTGTTATAAATTTAAGGATAATGTTTATAAAATTAGGTTGGAGTGTTGGAGTGTATTAGAGTTTTAGGGTAAGAGTGTATAAAAGGGATTGAAAGTGATGAGTTAGTTTAGGGTAAAAATTCTAATATGCTCATACGCTCAAACTCTCAGACAAAATCCAGCGGCTTTCTGTTATGAATTTTCAGTTTTTTGAATTCAGTAGGAGTGAAGCCTGTGCTGTTTCGGAATTGGGATGATAAATGCTGAACGCTTTTGTAACCTAACTTTCCGGAGATTTCCGTTAAATTAAATTCGTTATATAAAAGCAATTCTTTTACTTTTTCAATTTTTTGAAGGATGAAGAATTGCTCCAGCGTAATATTTTCGTTTTGAGAAAAGGTTTTTGAAAGCGAGCTGTAATCTTTATGAAGTTTCGAGCTTAAAAATTCAGACAAAAGAAAATTTTCATCAATATCAAGTTCGCTGATTTTTTCAATAATCAGTGTTTTGATTTTATCTATAAGTTGATGTGCGGAATCCTTTATTCTCTCAAAACCGGTTTCTTCAAGTCGTTTTTCAAGTAATTCCAGAGTGCTATTGGCGATTTCAGTTTCGGATTCGACCTCGCCAAGATTAATTGATGTAATCTTGATATTAAAATCATTAAAAATATTCTCAACGGCAGAAATACACCTGCCGCAAACCATATTTTTTATGAAAATTTTCATAATTGACTGTTTAATCTGTCTTTCACAAACTCAACCTTAGTTTTACCGTGTGGCAAAGGGTTTCCCTCTTCTCCAAGATTTACCATTACGATCTTATCTACCGTAATGATCGTTTGGTGAGTCATTTTGTTTCTAACATCACAACATAGCGTGATTGAGGAAGATCCGAATGAAGAAACTTCAATCCCGATTTCGATAATATCTCCCTGTTTTGCGGAACTTACGAAATTGATCTCGGATATAAATTTGGTAACAACTTTTGTATTTTCTAATTGAATGATGGCATAAAGAGCAGCTTCTTCATC encodes:
- a CDS encoding heavy metal translocating P-type ATPase, which produces MQQQYKILGMTCSGCQKKISEKLNSLEDIKADINLDNSTATIISDKEIELSALNKALEEIGNYKLEDPNSPDKAFVKPQDRVSPSSVYYCPMECEGDKVYFKQGQRCPDCNMYLVPIEEKLAKDPNYKPTYSSINLPENFKDNIGKYYCPMFCESDTIYDEKGDCPVCHMHLEEITEDLVQNSTSQTHSHSHNHSHHHEAPKVTDEMAGKYFCPMYCEGDKVYDSNVGCPVCGMDLVKYPEKKAAKYTCPMHPEIISDEPGDCPICGMDLVRMPDADGEEEDETYNILKRKFIISLAFTIPVFILSMGGMFINFPFSYQIQGIIELILTLPVLFYSGWFLMKRGYISFKTWNLNMFSLIVLGVAAAFIFSIVALAFPDIMPHEIRGHNHEIPLYFEAVTVILTLVILGQLMEAAAHKKTGNAIRELMNLSPDEANLMVNGEDKKVLLSQVKIGDLLKVKPGEKIPVDGKIIEGSSIVDESMITGEPIPVEKTINDRVSSGTINGNQVFIMKAEKVGDETLLSQIIKMVNDASRSKAPIQKLTDKVAKVFVPAVILIAVLTFILWQFFGPEGQKTLFAFVNAVAVLIVACPCALGLATPMSLMVGIGKGAKNGILIKNAEALEQMNKVNVLITDKTGTLTEGKPSVEHIETAKNEDKNQIFKLAFSLNQNSEHPLSNAVIKKAKEQNIKAEKVDQFENISGKGVKGNINGKTIYLGNETLLTSNKITIPENLKQKAIEVQSKAHTISYIAEENSVLGFISFTDKIKESSKKAVQQLISEGIDIMMMTGDNEHTAKAVADELGIKHFKANCLPEDKLNEVKKLQKEGKIVAMTGDGINDSPALAQANIGIAMGTGTDVAIESSEITLLKGDLLGVAQAKLLSEKLLKNIKENLFFAFIYNVLGVPVAAGLLYPFFGILLSPMIAAAAMSFSSLSVILNSLRLNSVDLEIK
- a CDS encoding helix-turn-helix domain-containing protein: MKIFIKNMVCGRCISAVENIFNDFNIKITSINLGEVESETEIANSTLELLEKRLEETGFERIKDSAHQLIDKIKTLIIEKISELDIDENFLLSEFLSSKLHKDYSSLSKTFSQNENITLEQFFILQKIEKVKELLLYNEFNLTEISGKLGYKSVQHLSSQFRNSTGFTPTEFKKLKIHNRKPLDFV
- a CDS encoding acyl-CoA thioesterase, with the translated sequence MNYHTRKWVKPEDLNPNHSLFGGRLLQWIDEEAALYAIIQLENTKVVTKFISEINFVSSAKQGDIIEIGIEVSSFGSSSITLCCDVRNKMTHQTIITVDKIVMVNLGEEGNPLPHGKTKVEFVKDRLNSQL